The Methanobrevibacter gottschalkii DSM 11977 genome includes a region encoding these proteins:
- a CDS encoding manganese efflux pump MntP has product MSFNIISISLIAVALAMDAFSVSMTKGFTQKNLSKSQILYYGLFFGGFQALMPVLGYFCGNAIASIVETLASIIGFILLLGIGLNMIRESLSSDDEEITDVFSFKEVTLLAIATSIDAFAVGIAIALLKDPILISSIIIGAVAFIFSVSGIFIGKKIGHFVGDKFQILGGVILILIGIKILLGF; this is encoded by the coding sequence ATGTCTTTTAATATTATTTCTATTTCATTAATTGCCGTTGCTCTTGCAATGGATGCATTTAGTGTATCTATGACAAAAGGTTTTACACAAAAAAATCTATCAAAGTCACAGATTTTATATTACGGTTTATTTTTTGGTGGTTTTCAAGCTTTGATGCCCGTTTTAGGATACTTCTGCGGTAATGCTATTGCATCAATTGTTGAAACCTTAGCATCAATTATTGGTTTTATCTTACTTTTAGGCATTGGATTAAATATGATTCGTGAAAGTTTATCATCAGATGATGAGGAGATTACTGATGTCTTTTCATTTAAAGAAGTAACATTACTTGCAATTGCAACAAGTATTGATGCATTTGCTGTGGGAATTGCAATTGCACTTTTAAAAGATCCGATTTTAATCTCATCAATAATTATTGGTGCAGTTGCATTCATATTCAGTGTTTCTGGAATATTTATTGGTAAAAAGATTGGTCATTTTGTTGGAGATAAATTTCAAATTCTTGGTGGCGTAATTCTCATACTAATTGGTATTAAAATTCTTTTAGGATTTTAA